ATCATCTAAGGTCTTTAGCACTTCAACAATCTTGTTGAAACACTCCCAGTTGCGAGCCGCTTTCCCTAAGCCGCCATAAACAATTAGAGAATCTGGGTCTTCTGCTACATCGGGGTCAAGATTATTGCATAACATGCGAAGTGCTGCTTCAGTAAGCCAACTCTTAGCTTGTTTCTCTTTGCCATGATTTGCTCTAATTACTCGATTTGACTTGTATTCTTCCATTAAGAATGCTCCATAATGAACTAAAAATAAATGCATCATACACTAGACCTATTTCAGCGCAAAGATACAATTTCAGTATTAGAAACACAGAGGAAAACAGCCTCATTTCTTTGCATGAGTTTTTAGTAATGGAATTCATAAGAATCCCCAAAAGACAGATCCTTTTGACCATTAAAAGCACATATTGTCTACTAATACCTAAGCTTCTATGTTATACTTCGCCTTACGTTAACAAACCATGTAAGTACAGTGCATACCTCCTCTGAAAAACATCCAAAGTCACTCCGTATTTTTTTTGCCACTGAAATGTGGGAACGATATGGTTTTTATGTAGTTCAATCTCTTTTAGCACTTTATTTAGCCTTACATTTTAAATGGCCTGACAAACAAGTTTATGCCTTAGTAGGTTCGTTTACTGCATTGACTTATCTTTCCCCTGTAGTCGGAGGATGGATAGCCGACAAATTAATCGGTCAAAAAAGAGCTGTTTTACTTGGTGCCATTGTGCTCTTTTTAAGCTACTGCATCTTATCGTTAGTGGATAACACCAAGATGCTTACGGCATCGCTGGCTGCGATTGCTGTAGGAACTGGCTTACTGAAGCCCAACATCTCTTCACTGTTGGGTAATGAATATCTAATGAGTTCTGCTCGTCGTGAGAGTGGTTTTACCATTTTTTATATGGGAATTACCACCGGTATTATTTTAGGAACTACTCTGCCCAGTATTCTCAATGAGAATTTTGGTTGGGTCGCATCATTTACCAGCGCTGCAATTGGCATGGTCATTGCCTTTTTTGTATTTTTTTATGGGATCAAAAAATACAACATCCGAGATTATAATCCTTTTGTTTTTCAATATAAGAAGATCATTGCTGCTGCTTTGCTCATCGTATTTCTGTGGTCATTATCTTTTTATATTCTGAATTCCCCACAATTAGCCAATATTATTTTTGGTCTGGTTGTCATATTCTCTGCCGGTTACATTTTATACTCAGTAAGCGGGGAAAATGCGAATCAATCGCGACAAACACTGGTCATTGGCTTATTGTGTATTATTTCGGTGGTATTTTGGTCCTTTTACTTTCAAATGTTTATGTCATTAACTCTGTTCATTTCACGAGTTGTCGAACCCACATTTTTTGGTATCCAATTCCCGGCACCGTATTATGTGACCATTCAAAGTGTAGGTATGTTACTTGTAGGATATTTTCTTGCAAAGAAAAATCCAAAACTTAACCTAATCGAACGTGGCTTAAGTATTGGGAAAAAGTTTCTACTTGCTATATTTATCATCACTGCAGCCTATGCTGTGATT
This sequence is a window from Legionella cherrii. Protein-coding genes within it:
- a CDS encoding peptide MFS transporter; amino-acid sequence: MHTSSEKHPKSLRIFFATEMWERYGFYVVQSLLALYLALHFKWPDKQVYALVGSFTALTYLSPVVGGWIADKLIGQKRAVLLGAIVLFLSYCILSLVDNTKMLTASLAAIAVGTGLLKPNISSLLGNEYLMSSARRESGFTIFYMGITTGIILGTTLPSILNENFGWVASFTSAAIGMVIAFFVFFYGIKKYNIRDYNPFVFQYKKIIAAALLIVFLWSLSFYILNSPQLANIIFGLVVIFSAGYILYSVSGENANQSRQTLVIGLLCIISVVFWSFYFQMFMSLTLFISRVVEPTFFGIQFPAPYYVTIQSVGMLLVGYFLAKKNPKLNLIERGLSIGKKFLLAIFIITAAYAVIALVSNFTDKNALLSPLLIIPAYLMFSLAELLLSPVGLSAITLLADKNKVSTLMGIFFVSLGIGGFLSGKLASLTAIPSGETNITVLKTLYAAAFAQQLGILFIAALCCLVLFAVIKFLLTHVHLTE